In the Desulfobaccales bacterium genome, one interval contains:
- a CDS encoding C1 family peptidase: MKEHRIKLHRFTGVALALAILFFGMPAWADELADIQAAIKARGGRWQAGENPISRLPKEKRRALVGLIKKHEPDGEELLTAVQEPLTGLPTALDWRNNNGNWVTPVRNQGNCGSCWAFATAGALESYQLRLQNTPGVNLDLSEQVLVSCSGAGSCAGGYIGSASNYIRDTGLPLESCYPYTATNGTCSSACSTVFTSTYDIDAWAYVCATSPTVEALKNALYTYGPLVTTMDVYSDFYYYKSGVYHYTSGTYQGGHAILLVGYDDVQQAFLAKNSWGTGWGMSGYFWIGYDQLAPNSATPKGCEFGYYTIAYQAASPSPPPPSCTYSVSPTSFSVPRTGGTGYKITVTASAASGCSSWKPTTSASWITITSPTGYVTGSGTVLFNVSPNLTRRTRNATISVAGVNVKVSQSR, translated from the coding sequence ATGAAGGAGCATCGGATAAAGTTGCACCGGTTTACCGGCGTGGCTCTGGCCCTGGCGATCCTCTTTTTCGGGATGCCTGCATGGGCGGATGAGCTGGCGGACATCCAGGCGGCCATCAAAGCCCGGGGGGGTCGCTGGCAGGCCGGGGAGAACCCCATCTCCCGTCTCCCCAAGGAAAAGCGCCGGGCCTTGGTGGGGCTGATCAAGAAGCATGAGCCGGATGGCGAAGAGCTGCTCACCGCCGTCCAGGAACCCCTGACCGGGCTCCCCACCGCCCTGGATTGGCGCAACAACAACGGCAACTGGGTCACGCCGGTGCGCAATCAGGGAAACTGCGGCAGTTGCTGGGCCTTTGCCACCGCTGGGGCCCTGGAGTCCTATCAGCTCCGGCTCCAAAATACTCCGGGAGTAAATCTTGACCTGTCGGAGCAGGTGCTGGTCTCCTGCTCCGGGGCGGGCTCCTGCGCCGGCGGCTATATCGGCTCAGCCTCAAACTACATCCGGGATACCGGCCTGCCGCTGGAGTCCTGCTACCCCTATACCGCCACCAACGGCACCTGCAGCAGCGCCTGCAGCACCGTCTTCACCAGCACCTATGACATCGACGCCTGGGCCTATGTCTGCGCCACCTCGCCCACGGTGGAGGCCCTGAAAAACGCCCTGTACACTTATGGGCCATTGGTCACCACCATGGACGTCTACTCAGATTTTTACTACTACAAAAGCGGGGTCTACCACTACACCTCCGGCACTTACCAGGGCGGCCACGCCATTTTACTGGTGGGCTATGACGACGTCCAGCAGGCCTTTCTGGCCAAAAATAGTTGGGGCACCGGCTGGGGCATGAGCGGCTATTTCTGGATCGGCTATGACCAGCTGGCGCCCAACAGCGCCACCCCCAAGGGCTGCGAGTTCGGGTATTACACCATCGCCTACCAGGCCGCCAGTCCCAGTCCGCCGCCGCCCAGCTGCACCTACAGCGTCAGCCCCACGAGCTTTAGCGTCCCCCGCACCGGCGGCACCGGCTATAAGATCACCGTCACTGCTTCCGCCGCCAGCGGCTGCAGCTCCTGGAAGCCCACCACCAGCGCCTCCTGGATCACCATCACCTCGCCCACCGGGTATGTGACCGGGAGCGGCACAGTGCTGTTTAATGTCTCGCCGAATCTTACCCGTCGGACCCGCAACGCCACCATCTCCGTGGCCGGGGTGAATGTCAAGGTGAGCCAGAGCAGATAA
- a CDS encoding branched-chain amino acid ABC transporter permease, producing the protein MIETLGQHVLNAVQLGSVYALIALGYTMVYGILTMINFAHGDIFMVGAYLSLAGALFLLGLPYKLPPLMVFLGALTFSMTLTALLGVLIERLAYRPLRGAPRVSAVITALGVGLFLENFTLAMLGPEPRQFPALIPATVLPLGGLAVTPLQLLIILLAAAIMVMLDLLVRRTLLGMAMRAISYNRVLVPLMGVPADRVISLTFALGSAIAAAGGLMYGLAYPVLDPYMGIRIGWWAFIAAVVGGIGNIRGAMLGGFILGLVEIFTPVILPSSTYRDFVAFSLLLVLLIFRPTGLLGRPLFERV; encoded by the coding sequence ATGATCGAGACCCTGGGGCAGCATGTTTTGAATGCGGTGCAGTTGGGGAGCGTCTATGCCCTCATTGCCCTGGGTTACACCATGGTGTATGGCATCCTCACCATGATCAATTTCGCCCATGGGGACATCTTCATGGTGGGGGCGTATCTCAGCCTGGCCGGGGCGCTGTTTCTCCTGGGGTTGCCGTACAAGTTGCCGCCGCTTATGGTGTTTCTTGGCGCTCTTACCTTTAGCATGACCCTGACGGCGCTTTTGGGGGTGCTCATCGAGCGGTTGGCTTACCGGCCGCTGCGGGGAGCGCCCCGGGTGTCCGCGGTGATCACTGCCCTGGGGGTGGGGCTGTTTTTGGAGAACTTCACCCTGGCCATGCTGGGGCCGGAACCGCGGCAGTTCCCCGCCCTCATTCCCGCCACCGTGCTGCCTTTGGGGGGGCTGGCGGTGACCCCCTTGCAGCTCCTCATCATCCTCCTGGCGGCGGCCATCATGGTCATGTTGGATCTTCTGGTGCGCCGTACCCTGTTGGGCATGGCCATGCGGGCCATCTCTTACAACCGGGTCTTGGTGCCCTTGATGGGGGTGCCGGCGGACCGGGTCATCTCCCTCACTTTTGCCCTGGGCTCCGCCATCGCCGCCGCCGGGGGCCTGATGTATGGGCTGGCCTATCCGGTGCTGGACCCTTACATGGGCATCCGCATCGGCTGGTGGGCCTTCATCGCCGCGGTGGTGGGGGGGATCGGCAATATCCGGGGGGCCATGCTGGGGGGGTTCATTCTCGGGCTGGTGGAGATCTTCACTCCGGTCATCCTGCCCTCCTCCACCTATCGGGATTTCGTCGCCTTTTCCCTGCTTTTGGTGCTGTTGATTTTCCGGCCCACGGGGCTGTTGGGCCGGCCGTTGTTTGAGCGGGTCTGA
- a CDS encoding ABC transporter substrate-binding protein has protein sequence MKRLEWCAGIVAVLCCLAALSGCGRPEANEVRLGVNAELTGSKPAVGASCKNAAELLAAQVNQMGGVKLGDKAYTLKLFIEDNEDKAESAAAAAQKLITQNGVVAVIGPNASGNAIPAARICEDAQTPMVSPWSTNPKTTEGKKYVFRACFIDDFQGQVMAKFARENLKADTAAVLYDVASEYNKGIAEFFKKFFEESGGKVVAFESYTKGDMDFSSQLTKIKGATPQVLFLPNYYNEVPLQVQQARRLGLTCPIIGSDSWGSEELLKLGGPDLEGSFFSTHYAPDIATEKARKFIRDYQERYGKTPDDVAALTYDAGSLILAALAQAGTPDRQKLRDALASIREFEGVTGKMSFKGTGDPIKSAVILQIKSGKFTYHASVAP, from the coding sequence ATGAAACGCTTGGAGTGGTGTGCGGGGATCGTGGCAGTCCTCTGCTGCCTGGCGGCCTTATCAGGGTGCGGCCGGCCGGAGGCCAACGAAGTGCGCCTGGGAGTCAACGCCGAACTCACCGGCAGCAAGCCGGCGGTGGGGGCCTCCTGCAAGAACGCCGCGGAACTTCTGGCCGCCCAGGTCAACCAGATGGGCGGGGTCAAACTGGGTGACAAGGCCTACACTCTCAAACTTTTCATCGAGGACAACGAAGATAAAGCCGAATCCGCCGCCGCAGCGGCCCAGAAGCTCATCACCCAAAACGGGGTGGTGGCGGTCATCGGCCCCAACGCCTCGGGGAACGCCATCCCCGCAGCCCGGATCTGCGAGGATGCCCAAACCCCCATGGTCTCCCCCTGGTCCACCAACCCCAAGACCACCGAAGGCAAGAAATACGTCTTCCGGGCCTGCTTCATCGACGATTTTCAGGGTCAGGTAATGGCCAAGTTCGCCCGGGAGAACCTGAAGGCGGACACCGCCGCAGTGCTCTATGATGTGGCCTCGGAATACAACAAGGGCATCGCCGAATTCTTCAAAAAGTTCTTTGAAGAATCCGGGGGCAAGGTGGTGGCCTTTGAATCCTACACCAAAGGGGATATGGATTTCTCCTCCCAGCTCACCAAGATTAAGGGCGCCACCCCCCAGGTGCTCTTCCTCCCCAACTACTACAACGAAGTGCCCCTGCAGGTGCAGCAGGCCCGGCGCCTGGGACTCACCTGCCCCATCATCGGCTCGGATTCCTGGGGGAGCGAGGAACTCCTGAAGCTGGGGGGCCCGGACCTGGAAGGCAGCTTCTTCAGCACCCACTATGCCCCCGACATCGCCACGGAAAAGGCCAGAAAATTCATCCGGGACTACCAGGAACGCTACGGCAAGACCCCGGATGACGTGGCCGCCCTCACCTACGACGCCGGCAGCCTGATCCTGGCAGCCCTGGCCCAGGCCGGGACCCCGGACCGCCAGAAACTGAGGGACGCCCTGGCCTCCATCCGGGAGTTTGAAGGCGTCACCGGCAAGATGAGCTTCAAAGGCACCGGCGACCCCATCAAGAGCGCCGTCATCCTCCAGATAAAGAGCGGCAAATTCACCTACCACGCCAGCGTGGCACCGTAA
- a CDS encoding Crp/Fnr family transcriptional regulator, which translates to MLQDKAAILRRIYLFSGLSEEDLAAVAKLALSRDFSKEAIIFWEGREAAGFFILLEGQVKLVKSSPDGKEYILRLVGPGETFGEAAVLAEDVYPATAVALSDCRTLFFPKGPFLALLTASPRLARNMLATMSRLLYHLTRQLEDLSLKEVSARLARFILDQCLSIHGQVAPGLVIELNISKTHLASYLGTISETLSRTLARFKALGVISEEKGRITIKEPQLLENIARGIKV; encoded by the coding sequence ATGCTTCAGGACAAAGCGGCCATTCTGCGGCGGATTTATCTCTTTTCCGGCCTTTCGGAAGAGGACCTGGCGGCGGTGGCCAAGCTGGCCCTTTCCCGGGATTTTTCCAAGGAGGCCATCATCTTCTGGGAGGGCCGGGAGGCCGCCGGCTTTTTCATCCTCCTGGAGGGCCAGGTGAAACTGGTGAAGAGCTCCCCGGACGGCAAGGAGTACATCCTGCGCCTGGTGGGGCCGGGGGAGACCTTCGGTGAGGCCGCGGTGCTGGCCGAGGATGTCTATCCGGCCACCGCAGTGGCCTTGAGTGACTGCCGCACCCTGTTTTTTCCCAAAGGCCCCTTTCTGGCCCTGCTCACCGCCTCCCCCCGCCTGGCCCGGAACATGCTGGCCACCATGAGCCGCCTCCTCTACCACCTCACGAGACAGTTGGAGGATCTGTCTTTAAAAGAGGTCTCCGCCCGTCTGGCCCGCTTTATTTTGGACCAATGTCTGAGTATCCACGGGCAGGTGGCTCCGGGCCTGGTGATCGAACTGAATATTTCTAAAACTCATCTGGCTTCCTATCTGGGAACCATTAGCGAAACTCTCTCCCGCACCCTGGCCCGCTTCAAGGCGCTGGGGGTCATCAGCGAAGAAAAGGGGCGCATCACCATCAAGGAACCTCAACTGCTGGAGAACATCGCCCGGGGGATCAAGGTATGA
- a CDS encoding MucR family transcriptional regulator: MATEILKLTAQIVISHASMSELTPKELVEEIRDVYHLLSSLEAGAPAEVAPVEKPAMPEEIKKPPIPLEDIVQEKFVVCLECGKRMRTLKAHIRKAHGLTPQEYFRRYGLDPKKYPLVCREYSEQRRVLAKEKGLGEKGAARRKATA; this comes from the coding sequence ATGGCGACGGAAATCCTTAAATTAACGGCTCAGATTGTTATCTCCCACGCCTCCATGAGTGAACTCACTCCTAAGGAATTGGTGGAGGAAATCCGGGACGTTTACCACCTCCTCAGCTCCTTAGAGGCCGGGGCTCCGGCGGAAGTGGCGCCGGTGGAGAAACCGGCCATGCCGGAGGAAATCAAAAAACCTCCCATCCCCCTGGAGGATATCGTCCAGGAGAAGTTTGTCGTCTGCCTGGAATGCGGCAAGCGGATGCGCACCCTCAAGGCCCATATCCGCAAGGCCCATGGACTCACGCCTCAGGAATACTTCCGGCGTTACGGCCTGGACCCCAAAAAATACCCCTTGGTCTGCCGGGAGTATTCGGAACAGCGCCGGGTGCTGGCCAAAGAGAAGGGTCTGGGCGAAAAGGGCGCGGCCCGGCGAAAAGCCACCGCGTAA
- a CDS encoding cytidine deaminase codes for MPLEPATRRRLLRAAAAVLEKAYAPYSGIRVGAAVLTDQGRIFSGANLENASYGLTLCAERVAVARAAATVGGENLRLKAVAVASDRPGPFPPCGACRQVLAEFGPQTLILYPGEAGLEERPLADLLPQSFGLQPPRTP; via the coding sequence GTGCCTTTGGAACCTGCCACCCGACGCCGCCTCCTTAGGGCCGCTGCGGCTGTGCTGGAAAAAGCCTACGCTCCTTATTCCGGCATCCGGGTGGGTGCGGCGGTGCTCACCGACCAGGGGCGGATCTTCTCCGGCGCCAACCTGGAGAACGCCTCCTATGGCCTCACCCTGTGTGCTGAACGGGTAGCAGTGGCCCGGGCTGCCGCCACGGTGGGGGGAGAAAACCTGCGTCTTAAGGCCGTGGCCGTGGCCAGCGACCGGCCGGGGCCCTTTCCCCCCTGCGGCGCCTGCCGCCAGGTGCTGGCGGAATTCGGGCCGCAGACCCTCATCCTCTACCCGGGGGAGGCGGGCCTGGAAGAGAGGCCGCTGGCCGACCTCCTGCCCCAAAGCTTTGGCCTCCAGCCCCCCCGAACTCCCTAG